In Crassostrea angulata isolate pt1a10 chromosome 6, ASM2561291v2, whole genome shotgun sequence, a genomic segment contains:
- the LOC128186957 gene encoding activated Cdc42 kinase-like isoform X1, translating to MGTVRDLHDFLEEAELLHYYSALCNQLRISTVPQLKYVEEEDLAGIGMSKPEMRRLKKLYKKECPHGALGKIKKARDAVRRASLRFTGGSSLDLSKDTEAILTRSDGPGRTLSPSPPEQRSRPTSYIVSPGRQIIPAEAIHINKSLGEGEFGVVQQGVWTTERGEKVQVALKCLSKERMENGTQEFLKEAAIMQTIDHDNICAMFGVVIDKDDTLILVTELAPMRSLLECLKEPTLRLDFPLSRLCDFAQQICDGMSYLESKRLIHRDLAARNILVFSKHKVKISDFGLSRALGVGKDYYQSKYSINLKLPIAWCAPECINYLKFTSASDVWAYGVTLWEMFTYGFQPWAGLNGQEILEAIDTPNSQRLECPDLCPKDYYDLMLKCWYHDPQKRPTFSEISILLPQMRPITMKASREFPEVTVPKDYLYYKANDVVHVIDKNTSNSPAPGLWKGILSNGKSGYFDPANFVPFIETRASPTSPASRALTRKESKRHSKAKLLSAAMISGPQNDLRHTGHIGYDGAVFGDVSFIGDNYDKLPVKVSSTGKINEIHRISPDKDGFSMNGHLGSGHSCSEKDDNPQELNRISQESIDSTFALKSDENPHKSMEYTDIDDDSIFADFKMPDISSSFDLGPSFMDEVLRALNEKESKLESPEKETTPLQEDTKFSWEETQEKKQSPPPLPAQPPRMETKRETPKPEPRKQAKVKPMSSSDEKRMESAIAMANEFAAHSTKSHMIDAQSPPTSPISDKNIFDSENSESPKLMKKLKNSIKKSPKAEKKRTFSEEFSNKADLEEDVPPAAQEAYNMLVVRGSIKDTSKSEEKSFDREFRLDRGSERESRVKQDSYGLQRSSPARQDSINSYSSSTSGQESWRSPPETVSRQDSWSNRDIPAHQESWSYKRESPARQDSWNMKRESPARQDSWRSKSERTAVPLANTAEVFLDSQLEEPVRPTPKPRADRSEIPVPAPKPRAEIVQRVEPVQRPQRPPPSIPKSMDYDLKVDLPEEKVNGVNKRFSTTSDHNSTASSESEDSKNQIDVLRIDLPDSYDVRKGNSSDTSSKDSQQDECSRNEPSRKDSFKNDLLWSEDFSEPSPREIMSKLARESRIRRSLDHQRGALGDGLDSGPSRNIREPQGIPGKGISAANDDEEVDTNPLRMLRGGAIPTVRGGRVGQGTVSNVSSVPPKLRVKLPALHHSLSVDSGTNRVEHVNEGDKSSCGIDNNHNKRSLNKPPAVPPRSYSISDAGSHRNPVPLPPRKPLRKSTLNAPPRERKYPLLPNDDPGHTTSCSSNVARSSTQNTQTKHDCDVDSSAPPPLLPRSKSVCNDKDLSEEEDDNDSVFIVDDDAPQSNFEPHSNLNQNVSMHPPPLGLKKGPNSLDLDKYSPVKLQNGSSTNKAATFPRGKYRLQNVNCNLEQLGFYNRPDPFWDKSLVVAGRNYSDPLGSSEEISPLMLANYKTSDGVSYEDLLDFALDREKNSPEIETMLKVFCNEVSVQDCKAALEDTGRDVLMAIKYLKLKQLLSLDLGDINHCKEALVSCDWDVPQAVDYVFSQGPPSPECVDV from the exons ATGGGAACAGTTCGTGATTTACACGATTTCTTGGAGGAGGCGGAACTTCTCCACTATTACAGCGCCCTCTGTAACCAGCTGCGCATCTCCACAGTACCTCAGCTAAAGTATGTGGAAGAGGAGGACCTCGCAGGAATTGGCATGTCCAAGCCGGAAATGAGGCGCCTCAAGAAGTTATACAAAAAAGAGTGTCCACATGGAGCACTAGGAAAAATCAAAAAG GCCAGAGATGCTGTACGGCGAGCATCCTTACGGTTTACAGGAGGAAGTTCTTTAGATTTATCAAAGGACACAGAG GCTATCCTCACTCGGTCAGATGGACCTGGCCGCACCCTCAGCCCCTCTCCTCCAGAACAGAGGTCACGACCCACATCATACATTGTGTCACCGGGACGGCAAATCATCCCAGCAGAGGCCATCCACATCAACAAATCCCTGGGGGAGGGAGAGTTTGGGGTGGTACAGCAGGGGGTATGGACCACAGAGCGAGGGGAAAAG GTGCAAGTGGCATTAAAGTGTCTTAGTAAAGAGAGAATGGAAAACGGGACTCAAGAGTTTCTGAAAGAGGCAGCCATCATGCAGACCATTGATCATGATAACATTTGTGCAATGTTTGGGGTAGTCATTGATAAAGATGATACTTTAATTTTG GTGACAGAGTTAGCTCCCATGAGATCCCTGCTGGAGTGTTTAAAAGAACCAACGCTAAGATTAGACTTTCCTCTTTCAAGATTGTGTGACTTTGCTCAACAGATTTGTGATGGAATGAGTTACTTAGAAAGCAAGCGCCTTATTCATAGGGATTTAGCAGCTAGGAATATTCTTGTGTTTAGTAAACACAAA GTAAAAATTAGTGATTTTGGATTATCCCGGGCCCTGGGTGTGGGGAAGGATTACTACCAAAGCAAATACAGTATTAATCTCAAATTGCCCATTGCATG gTGTGCTCCAGAATGTATAAATTATCTCAAGTTCACATCAGCCAGTGATGTGTGGGCGTATGGAGTCACACTCTGGGAAATGTTCACTTATGGCTTCCAACCATGGGCTGGTCTCAATGGACAGGAG ATCCTTGAAGCAATAGACACGCCCAACTCCCAGCGCTTGGAGTGCCCAGACCTTTGTCCCAAGGACTATTATGATCTCATGCTGAAGTGTTGGTACCACGACCCCCAGAAACGACCCACATTTAGTGAAATCAGCATCCTGCTTCCCCAG ATGCGACCCATCACGATGAAGGCCTCGAGGGAATTCCCAGAAGTCACTGTGCCAAAAGATTATCTCTACTATAAAGCTAATGATGTTGTCCATGTTATTGACAAAAA CACATCTAACAGTCCTGCCCCTGGGCTGTGGAAAGGCATTTTAAGCAATGGAAAATCAGGTTATTTTGATCCAGCCAATTTTGTTCCCTTCATAGAAACCCGTGCTAGTCCCACCAGCCCTGCCTCTAGAGCACTAACACGCAAAG aaTCCAAGAGACACTCCAAGGCCAAGTTACTGAGTGCTGCTATGATCAGTGGGCCACAGAATGACCTGAGACACACGGGACACATAGGTTATGATGGGGCAGTGTTCGGGGACGTGTCCTTCATCGGTGATAACTATGACAAACTGCCGGTCAAGGTCTCCAGCACTG gtAAAATAAATGAGATTCACAGAATCAGCCCTGATAAGGATGGATTTTCAATGAATGGCCATCTTGGATCTGGGCATTCATG CAGTGAAAAGGATGACAA TCCTCAAGAGTTGAACAG GATAAGCCAGGAATCAATAGACAGTACGTTTGCACTGAAAAGTGATGAAAATCCCCACAAGAGCATGGAGTACACGGATATTGATGATGATTCCATTTTTGCAGATTTCAAGATGCCTGATATATCT AGTTCTTTTGACCTTGGTCCTTCATTCATGGACGAAGTTCTTAGAGCTTTGAATGAAAAGGAGTCTAAGCTGGAATCTCCAGAAAAAGAGACCACCCCATTACAAGAAGACACCAAGTTCAGCTGGGAGGAAACCCAGGAAAAGAAACAGAGTCCTCCCCCCTTGCCGGCTCAGCCCCCCAGGATG GAAACAAAACGCGAGACCCCAAAGCCTGAGCCTCGAAAACAAGCTAAGGTCAAACCAATGTCATCCTCAGATGAGAAACGCATGGAAAGTGCCATTGCAATGGCCAATGAATTTGCTGCACACAGCACCAAAAGTCATATGATTGATGCTCAAAGCCCTCCCACTTCTCCTATCAGTGATAAAAACATTTTCGACTCTGAAAACTCTGAATCTccaaaattgatgaaaaaactAAAGAACTCAATAAAAAAGAGTCCAAAAGCTGaaaagaaaagaacattttCTGAAGAATTTTCAAATAAGGCTGACCTGGAGGAGGATGTACCTCCTGCAGCTCAGGAAGCCTATAACATGCTAGTTGTGAGAGGTTCCATCAAGGATACATCAAAGTCAGAGGAGAAGTCCTTTGATAGAGAGTTTCGATTAGATAGGGGAAGTGAACGGGAGAGCCGTGTGAAACAGGACAGTTACGGGTTACAGAGGTCAAGCCCAGCCAGACAGGACAGTATAAACAGTTACTCTTCCAGCACCTCCGGACAGGAGAGCTGGAGATCACCACCTGAAACTGTATCCAGGCAGGATAGCTGGAGTAACAGGGATATTCCAGCTCATCAGGAGAGCTGGAGCTATAAGAGAGAAAGTCCTGCAAGACAAGACAGCTGGAATATGAAGAGGGAGAGTCCAGCCAGGCAGGACAGCTGGAGGAGCAAGAGTGAGAGGACTGCAGTTCCTCTAGCTAACACTGCAGAGGTGTTCCTGGATTCTCAACTGGAGGAACCGGTCAGACCAACACCAAAACCCAGGGCTGATCGGTCAGAAATCCCTGTTCCAGCTCCTAAACCAAGAGCAGAAATTGTTCAGAGGGTAGAGCCTGTTCAGCGTCCTCAGAGACCACCACCCTCAATTCCCAAATCCATGGATTATGATCTGAAAGTGGATTTGCCGGAAGAGAAAGTGAACGGTGTTAATAAGCGATTTAGCACAACTAGTGACCACAATTCTACAGCAAGTTCAGAAAGTGAGGACAGTAAAAACCAGATTGATGTCTTGCGTATCGATTTACCAGATTCTTATGATGTGAGAAAGGGAAATAGCTCTGACACATCATCCAAAGATTCACAGCAAGATGAATGTTCAAGAAATGAACCATCTCGCAAagattcatttaaaaatgatttattgtgGAGTGAAGACTTCAGTGAACCATCACCTCGTGAAATAATGTCAAAGTTGGCAAGAGAAAGCAGAATACGTAGATCCCTTGATCATCAGCGCGGGGCTCTAGGTGATGGGCTGGACTCTGGACCATCAAGAAATATTAGAGAACCACAAGGAATACCAGGCAAAGGAATCAGTGCAGCAAATGATGATGAAGAGGTGGATACTAATCCCTTGCGCATGTTAAGAGGTGGTGCTATCCCCACAGTCCGCGGAGGGCGTGTCGGACAAGGTACGGTTTCTAATGTCTCTTCTGTTCCTCCTAAATTACGGGTAAAACTCCCTGCCCTGCACCATTCGCTGAGTGTTGACTCTGGGACTAATCGTGTTGAGCATGTGAATGAGGGTGACAAATCCAGTTGTGGAATTGATAATAACCATAACAAACGGTCCTTAAACAAACCCCCTGCTGTTCCACCGCGATCCTACAGCATCAGTGATGCTGGTTCCCATAGGAACCCAGTTCCACTGCCTCCACGAAAGCCTCTTAGAAAATCAACGTTAAACGCACCACCTCGGGAGCGAAAGTACCCTCTGTTGCCTAACGATGACCCAGGTCACACTACTAGCTGTTCATCGAATGTTGCACGGTCGTCCACCCAAAATACCCAGACCAAGCATGACTGTGATGTAGATTCCTCTGCTCCCCCACCACTCTTACCGAGATCTAAAAGTGTCTGTAATGACAAGGACCTTAGTGAGGAGGAGGATGACAATGACAGTGTATTCATCGTCGATGACGACGCCCCCCAGTCCAATTTCGAACCTCATTCTAATCTAAATCAAAATGTTTCAATGCATCCTCCTCCATTAGGACTAAAGAAAGGTCCAAATTCTTTGGATTTAGATAAATACTCACCGGTTAAACTACAAAATGGCTCTAGTACCAACAAAGCAGCCACTTTCCCTCGAGGCAAATATAGACTTCAGAATGTTAACTGTAATTTAGAACAGTTAGGATTTTATAACCGTCCTGATCCTTTCTGGGATAAATCTCTTGTGGTGGCAGGTCGTAATTATTCTGACCCTCTTGGGAGTTCTGAGGAAATCTCGCCACTAATGCTTGCAAACTACAAAACGAGTGACGGTGTTAGTTACGAAGACTTGCTTGATTTTGCATTAGATAG gGAGAAGAACAGCCCGGAGATAGAGACAATGCTTAAAGTATTCTGTAATGAA GTGAGTGTCCAGGACTGTAAGGCAGCCCTTGAAGATACGGGGAGGGACGTACTAATGGCCATCAAATATCTGAAGCTCAAACAGCTGCTGAGTCTGGACCTGGGGGACATCAACCACTGTAAGGAGGCCCTGGTCTCCTGTGACTGGGACGTCCCCCAGGCCGTCGATTACGTCTTCTCCCAGGGCCCACCCAGTCCCGAGTGTGTGGACGTTTAG
- the LOC128186957 gene encoding activated Cdc42 kinase-like isoform X3: MGTVRDLHDFLEEAELLHYYSALCNQLRISTVPQLKYVEEEDLAGIGMSKPEMRRLKKLYKKECPHGALGKIKKAILTRSDGPGRTLSPSPPEQRSRPTSYIVSPGRQIIPAEAIHINKSLGEGEFGVVQQGVWTTERGEKVQVALKCLSKERMENGTQEFLKEAAIMQTIDHDNICAMFGVVIDKDDTLILVTELAPMRSLLECLKEPTLRLDFPLSRLCDFAQQICDGMSYLESKRLIHRDLAARNILVFSKHKVKISDFGLSRALGVGKDYYQSKYSINLKLPIAWCAPECINYLKFTSASDVWAYGVTLWEMFTYGFQPWAGLNGQEILEAIDTPNSQRLECPDLCPKDYYDLMLKCWYHDPQKRPTFSEISILLPQMRPITMKASREFPEVTVPKDYLYYKANDVVHVIDKNTSNSPAPGLWKGILSNGKSGYFDPANFVPFIETRASPTSPASRALTRKESKRHSKAKLLSAAMISGPQNDLRHTGHIGYDGAVFGDVSFIGDNYDKLPVKVSSTGKINEIHRISPDKDGFSMNGHLGSGHSCSEKDDNPQELNRISQESIDSTFALKSDENPHKSMEYTDIDDDSIFADFKMPDISSSFDLGPSFMDEVLRALNEKESKLESPEKETTPLQEDTKFSWEETQEKKQSPPPLPAQPPRMETKRETPKPEPRKQAKVKPMSSSDEKRMESAIAMANEFAAHSTKSHMIDAQSPPTSPISDKNIFDSENSESPKLMKKLKNSIKKSPKAEKKRTFSEEFSNKADLEEDVPPAAQEAYNMLVVRGSIKDTSKSEEKSFDREFRLDRGSERESRVKQDSYGLQRSSPARQDSINSYSSSTSGQESWRSPPETVSRQDSWSNRDIPAHQESWSYKRESPARQDSWNMKRESPARQDSWRSKSERTAVPLANTAEVFLDSQLEEPVRPTPKPRADRSEIPVPAPKPRAEIVQRVEPVQRPQRPPPSIPKSMDYDLKVDLPEEKVNGVNKRFSTTSDHNSTASSESEDSKNQIDVLRIDLPDSYDVRKGNSSDTSSKDSQQDECSRNEPSRKDSFKNDLLWSEDFSEPSPREIMSKLARESRIRRSLDHQRGALGDGLDSGPSRNIREPQGIPGKGISAANDDEEVDTNPLRMLRGGAIPTVRGGRVGQGTVSNVSSVPPKLRVKLPALHHSLSVDSGTNRVEHVNEGDKSSCGIDNNHNKRSLNKPPAVPPRSYSISDAGSHRNPVPLPPRKPLRKSTLNAPPRERKYPLLPNDDPGHTTSCSSNVARSSTQNTQTKHDCDVDSSAPPPLLPRSKSVCNDKDLSEEEDDNDSVFIVDDDAPQSNFEPHSNLNQNVSMHPPPLGLKKGPNSLDLDKYSPVKLQNGSSTNKAATFPRGKYRLQNVNCNLEQLGFYNRPDPFWDKSLVVAGRNYSDPLGSSEEISPLMLANYKTSDGVSYEDLLDFALDREKNSPEIETMLKVFCNEVSVQDCKAALEDTGRDVLMAIKYLKLKQLLSLDLGDINHCKEALVSCDWDVPQAVDYVFSQGPPSPECVDV; encoded by the exons ATGGGAACAGTTCGTGATTTACACGATTTCTTGGAGGAGGCGGAACTTCTCCACTATTACAGCGCCCTCTGTAACCAGCTGCGCATCTCCACAGTACCTCAGCTAAAGTATGTGGAAGAGGAGGACCTCGCAGGAATTGGCATGTCCAAGCCGGAAATGAGGCGCCTCAAGAAGTTATACAAAAAAGAGTGTCCACATGGAGCACTAGGAAAAATCAAAAAG GCTATCCTCACTCGGTCAGATGGACCTGGCCGCACCCTCAGCCCCTCTCCTCCAGAACAGAGGTCACGACCCACATCATACATTGTGTCACCGGGACGGCAAATCATCCCAGCAGAGGCCATCCACATCAACAAATCCCTGGGGGAGGGAGAGTTTGGGGTGGTACAGCAGGGGGTATGGACCACAGAGCGAGGGGAAAAG GTGCAAGTGGCATTAAAGTGTCTTAGTAAAGAGAGAATGGAAAACGGGACTCAAGAGTTTCTGAAAGAGGCAGCCATCATGCAGACCATTGATCATGATAACATTTGTGCAATGTTTGGGGTAGTCATTGATAAAGATGATACTTTAATTTTG GTGACAGAGTTAGCTCCCATGAGATCCCTGCTGGAGTGTTTAAAAGAACCAACGCTAAGATTAGACTTTCCTCTTTCAAGATTGTGTGACTTTGCTCAACAGATTTGTGATGGAATGAGTTACTTAGAAAGCAAGCGCCTTATTCATAGGGATTTAGCAGCTAGGAATATTCTTGTGTTTAGTAAACACAAA GTAAAAATTAGTGATTTTGGATTATCCCGGGCCCTGGGTGTGGGGAAGGATTACTACCAAAGCAAATACAGTATTAATCTCAAATTGCCCATTGCATG gTGTGCTCCAGAATGTATAAATTATCTCAAGTTCACATCAGCCAGTGATGTGTGGGCGTATGGAGTCACACTCTGGGAAATGTTCACTTATGGCTTCCAACCATGGGCTGGTCTCAATGGACAGGAG ATCCTTGAAGCAATAGACACGCCCAACTCCCAGCGCTTGGAGTGCCCAGACCTTTGTCCCAAGGACTATTATGATCTCATGCTGAAGTGTTGGTACCACGACCCCCAGAAACGACCCACATTTAGTGAAATCAGCATCCTGCTTCCCCAG ATGCGACCCATCACGATGAAGGCCTCGAGGGAATTCCCAGAAGTCACTGTGCCAAAAGATTATCTCTACTATAAAGCTAATGATGTTGTCCATGTTATTGACAAAAA CACATCTAACAGTCCTGCCCCTGGGCTGTGGAAAGGCATTTTAAGCAATGGAAAATCAGGTTATTTTGATCCAGCCAATTTTGTTCCCTTCATAGAAACCCGTGCTAGTCCCACCAGCCCTGCCTCTAGAGCACTAACACGCAAAG aaTCCAAGAGACACTCCAAGGCCAAGTTACTGAGTGCTGCTATGATCAGTGGGCCACAGAATGACCTGAGACACACGGGACACATAGGTTATGATGGGGCAGTGTTCGGGGACGTGTCCTTCATCGGTGATAACTATGACAAACTGCCGGTCAAGGTCTCCAGCACTG gtAAAATAAATGAGATTCACAGAATCAGCCCTGATAAGGATGGATTTTCAATGAATGGCCATCTTGGATCTGGGCATTCATG CAGTGAAAAGGATGACAA TCCTCAAGAGTTGAACAG GATAAGCCAGGAATCAATAGACAGTACGTTTGCACTGAAAAGTGATGAAAATCCCCACAAGAGCATGGAGTACACGGATATTGATGATGATTCCATTTTTGCAGATTTCAAGATGCCTGATATATCT AGTTCTTTTGACCTTGGTCCTTCATTCATGGACGAAGTTCTTAGAGCTTTGAATGAAAAGGAGTCTAAGCTGGAATCTCCAGAAAAAGAGACCACCCCATTACAAGAAGACACCAAGTTCAGCTGGGAGGAAACCCAGGAAAAGAAACAGAGTCCTCCCCCCTTGCCGGCTCAGCCCCCCAGGATG GAAACAAAACGCGAGACCCCAAAGCCTGAGCCTCGAAAACAAGCTAAGGTCAAACCAATGTCATCCTCAGATGAGAAACGCATGGAAAGTGCCATTGCAATGGCCAATGAATTTGCTGCACACAGCACCAAAAGTCATATGATTGATGCTCAAAGCCCTCCCACTTCTCCTATCAGTGATAAAAACATTTTCGACTCTGAAAACTCTGAATCTccaaaattgatgaaaaaactAAAGAACTCAATAAAAAAGAGTCCAAAAGCTGaaaagaaaagaacattttCTGAAGAATTTTCAAATAAGGCTGACCTGGAGGAGGATGTACCTCCTGCAGCTCAGGAAGCCTATAACATGCTAGTTGTGAGAGGTTCCATCAAGGATACATCAAAGTCAGAGGAGAAGTCCTTTGATAGAGAGTTTCGATTAGATAGGGGAAGTGAACGGGAGAGCCGTGTGAAACAGGACAGTTACGGGTTACAGAGGTCAAGCCCAGCCAGACAGGACAGTATAAACAGTTACTCTTCCAGCACCTCCGGACAGGAGAGCTGGAGATCACCACCTGAAACTGTATCCAGGCAGGATAGCTGGAGTAACAGGGATATTCCAGCTCATCAGGAGAGCTGGAGCTATAAGAGAGAAAGTCCTGCAAGACAAGACAGCTGGAATATGAAGAGGGAGAGTCCAGCCAGGCAGGACAGCTGGAGGAGCAAGAGTGAGAGGACTGCAGTTCCTCTAGCTAACACTGCAGAGGTGTTCCTGGATTCTCAACTGGAGGAACCGGTCAGACCAACACCAAAACCCAGGGCTGATCGGTCAGAAATCCCTGTTCCAGCTCCTAAACCAAGAGCAGAAATTGTTCAGAGGGTAGAGCCTGTTCAGCGTCCTCAGAGACCACCACCCTCAATTCCCAAATCCATGGATTATGATCTGAAAGTGGATTTGCCGGAAGAGAAAGTGAACGGTGTTAATAAGCGATTTAGCACAACTAGTGACCACAATTCTACAGCAAGTTCAGAAAGTGAGGACAGTAAAAACCAGATTGATGTCTTGCGTATCGATTTACCAGATTCTTATGATGTGAGAAAGGGAAATAGCTCTGACACATCATCCAAAGATTCACAGCAAGATGAATGTTCAAGAAATGAACCATCTCGCAAagattcatttaaaaatgatttattgtgGAGTGAAGACTTCAGTGAACCATCACCTCGTGAAATAATGTCAAAGTTGGCAAGAGAAAGCAGAATACGTAGATCCCTTGATCATCAGCGCGGGGCTCTAGGTGATGGGCTGGACTCTGGACCATCAAGAAATATTAGAGAACCACAAGGAATACCAGGCAAAGGAATCAGTGCAGCAAATGATGATGAAGAGGTGGATACTAATCCCTTGCGCATGTTAAGAGGTGGTGCTATCCCCACAGTCCGCGGAGGGCGTGTCGGACAAGGTACGGTTTCTAATGTCTCTTCTGTTCCTCCTAAATTACGGGTAAAACTCCCTGCCCTGCACCATTCGCTGAGTGTTGACTCTGGGACTAATCGTGTTGAGCATGTGAATGAGGGTGACAAATCCAGTTGTGGAATTGATAATAACCATAACAAACGGTCCTTAAACAAACCCCCTGCTGTTCCACCGCGATCCTACAGCATCAGTGATGCTGGTTCCCATAGGAACCCAGTTCCACTGCCTCCACGAAAGCCTCTTAGAAAATCAACGTTAAACGCACCACCTCGGGAGCGAAAGTACCCTCTGTTGCCTAACGATGACCCAGGTCACACTACTAGCTGTTCATCGAATGTTGCACGGTCGTCCACCCAAAATACCCAGACCAAGCATGACTGTGATGTAGATTCCTCTGCTCCCCCACCACTCTTACCGAGATCTAAAAGTGTCTGTAATGACAAGGACCTTAGTGAGGAGGAGGATGACAATGACAGTGTATTCATCGTCGATGACGACGCCCCCCAGTCCAATTTCGAACCTCATTCTAATCTAAATCAAAATGTTTCAATGCATCCTCCTCCATTAGGACTAAAGAAAGGTCCAAATTCTTTGGATTTAGATAAATACTCACCGGTTAAACTACAAAATGGCTCTAGTACCAACAAAGCAGCCACTTTCCCTCGAGGCAAATATAGACTTCAGAATGTTAACTGTAATTTAGAACAGTTAGGATTTTATAACCGTCCTGATCCTTTCTGGGATAAATCTCTTGTGGTGGCAGGTCGTAATTATTCTGACCCTCTTGGGAGTTCTGAGGAAATCTCGCCACTAATGCTTGCAAACTACAAAACGAGTGACGGTGTTAGTTACGAAGACTTGCTTGATTTTGCATTAGATAG gGAGAAGAACAGCCCGGAGATAGAGACAATGCTTAAAGTATTCTGTAATGAA GTGAGTGTCCAGGACTGTAAGGCAGCCCTTGAAGATACGGGGAGGGACGTACTAATGGCCATCAAATATCTGAAGCTCAAACAGCTGCTGAGTCTGGACCTGGGGGACATCAACCACTGTAAGGAGGCCCTGGTCTCCTGTGACTGGGACGTCCCCCAGGCCGTCGATTACGTCTTCTCCCAGGGCCCACCCAGTCCCGAGTGTGTGGACGTTTAG